The genomic segment GGGGAACCACACCCAGCATGGGTAAGTGTTCACTTTTCAGATTTTCTTATAGGAGTTTAAGGAGCTTGGAGACAATTGATAATCTGTTTCATTGGGATCCTTGACTAATGTTACTAGCATGTTAACTTTGCCATGGATGTTGTGTATCCATATATATAGAATATGTATCCACATGTATACAAATATCCGTAGGTATAGAAATGTTTATGGTTGCATATAAACTTGTCTTTCAAAGATGTGATGAAATAgatgtttttttcccttatatgtCAAAAAGTTAAGAGACTAAGTTACTGTTAATATGTTTATATGCTCTACAGTAATATTAAGGACCGGGTTTCTTTTAATCTTTCCATCCTTGGTatactgatttttgttttcatttcccctGCCCCCAAGTCTTTGTTATGCATTTTGCTTTTACATATGTTAAAAACTTCACActgcattgttattatttttgtttaaagagACAGTTACCTTTTAAATGGATTGAAAGGATAAGATAACAATCATATTTACCCATGTGTAGTTATCATTTCtggtgctttttatttctttgtatagaTCTATATTTCCATCTGATTTCATTTCCCTTCTGTCTGAAgtaattcttttaacattttttgttgtacAAGTGTGCTAGcgatgaattcttttagcttttgtgtatctgaaaacatctttccccatttttgaaagatatttttgctgaGTGTTGAATTCTAAGTTGACAGTTTTATTCTTTCAGGATTTTAAAGATGTTTCTTTACTGTTGTCTTGCTTGTATTGTTTCTGACAAAAAAATCTGTTATCATCCATACATTTGTTCTTTCTATGTAATTTGTCTCTTCTCTCTgttacttttaagatttttttcctttattcttggTTTTGAACAACTCGATTATGTTGTACATGAGTGTAGTTTTCTCCATGTTTCTTGGACATATGCATTTATACTTGTCATCACATTTGGAAGCTTTTCAGCATTCAGTGTCATCTATTCCCTCCTTAAGAGACTTCACTTACATATTAGGCTGCTTGAAGTTGTTCCACAGCTCACTGATGaactactctttttttaaaaaaaaaaatctttgtttcattttacatAGATCCTATTGCTTTGTTTTCAAGTGTACTAATCTTTTCTCTGCTATGTCTAATAGCTGTTAATCCTgcctagtgtatttttcatctcacacACTGTAGTATTCATCCCTAGATGTTTGAGTTTGTTGTTTTATCTCCTATGTCACTTCTTAACGTTTTGAAGCATAGAGAATAAAGTTATAATAGCTATTTTAATGACTTGGctgctaattctaacatctgtatCAGTTCTAGgttggtttcatttgatttgtcacctCATGATGCATCTTAACTTTCCTGCCTGataatttttcattgtgtacAAGACATTATGAATTTTACTTTGTTGGGTActggatatttttgtattcctgTAAATACTCTTGAGCAGTTAGGTTGCTTGgaaatagtttgttccttttggatcttatttttaaaatttgttaggcAGATCTGGAACAGTGGTCAGTCTAGAGCTAATTATTCTCTCTGTGTACTCTACCCAGTGCCCCAAGAGTCTTGGAGTTTTCCTACCTGGCTGGTGGATACTTCTTTTCAGTGAATCTTTCCCTGGTCTTGTATAGTTTCCTTGTATGCATACACCAGTCGGTACTCAACTGAATATTAAAAGGAGGTTCTCTGCAGATCTCCggagttctctttttctcctccctGCTGTTCTCTCCTGTGAACTTTAGCCACTTGGTCTTCCTGAACTCTCAGCTTGGTCTCCTCAACTCAGAGTATTCTCTGGGCTCCACCTGGATTCCCCCTCCCTATGCTGTGGCCTGGAAAACTCTTATGGTAGTAATCTCGGTCATTCAGAGAGCTCACCTCATTTGTTTCCCATCTTTAAGGCATAGTTATCCTTTATTGCTTGACATCCAATCTCTTGCAAaccattatttcatatatttttgtctgttttttggttttataGGTGGAAGGGTAAATAAAGTTCTTGTTACTCTGTCTCAGTCAAAAGCAGAAGTCCGTATGTGAATCTATGACTCCTATATTTACTATATTTATATTTGCAGTGGCCCTTTGGACATGGCTTGCTAAAGGAGGGCATTCCCTTGTCATTGTGTGAAATACCTAGAACATATCTGTAATTTGAGTGCAATCTTTTTTTCAACAGGAATCATGATTCATTGCTTGGTGTTGGACATATTGCTGTCCTATACAAAATTGGGATTTACTTCTTTTCCCTAGCTTGTAGCTTCCTTGTAGCAAGGAAGAAGAAGTAAATTCACAATAGGTAACCACTAATGGTGCTTGCTACAGACCTTCTACTATTGAGGGTTTCTGAGCTGGCCGTAAATAAGTTCAACTTTGCTTCCTTTTACATATCTCTTACAAAAAAAAGACTTTGCTAAATATCTTTGTCCATTAAGGGGTCATAAGCTTTAGAACTATATAACTATCTCTAGTGTAAGTTTTAAATAGAACTGTAATCAGTTAGAAAGGAGAAACCAGAAATACACTATCAAAACATTGAATCTGGTAGTTATTACACTTTCAAATTTACATAGcagtaaaataattttgttgAGTCACCTGACAAGAGCTTTTAAAATGCAGTAACttccttctgttttctaaattgttctttttcacCCTTGATTTTCTTATTACTTAACTTCtactaatatatacatttttcatttcagtgtcCCCTTTCCCTTTAGATTCACCTTTCTGTGGTTTCCTCTGTCAGGAAAGTGTATCACTTTCTTACAGAAGTGATACACCAGAGCAAATGTAAAagatcaataaataataaatactattttattgACCTCATTGAGCTTTTAGCTCACGTTTGAATTTTAATTAGTCTGCTCCCTGTTCTTGTAGGTGTCCTTCAAGTAGTGAAGCAGTATGTCCAGATCCCAGTTTTTGTGATGATTCGGCCACGTGGAGGTGATTTTCTATATTCAGATCGCGAAGTTGAGGTGATGAAGGCTGACATTCGCCTTGCCAAGCTTTATGGTGCTGATGGTTTGGTATTTGGGGCATTGACTGAAGATGGACACATTGACAAAGAACTGTGCATGTCCCTTGTGGGTAAGAATTTATACCTGAGACCAAAAAGCCTCTGATAATGATTGCATTTAATACTGCCAATACAGAAGGATGCAATCACAGAACTGACTTTCTAGTTACACCTGCAGGCACTTATACTAACCTGCTTTAAACAGTAGTTATTTAGATGTTTTGGGCAGAGATTGTATGTGGCATAGCCCTCCTGACTTTCTTCAGTTATTATAGATCTGGTTCTGCTACTGTTCCTGTAGAGTTCAAGGGAAGTTTACCTTGATTCCTTTAATCACAGCATCAAAAACGTCAAAAGCTATTGTAGTTGGTGGGGATGGGGACATGCAGAGAGGACAGAACCAAACTACCTGTATTACTAGAACAAAGTATTTCTTGAAGATTCTCAGAGTGGTAAGTGATAGATGTAATGCTGTCCTTATAGTTGCCAGATCATATGACTTTTTAGTTGGTACCTCTAAAGAGTAGAtgaccatttttaaaatatgaaaaccaaAGATTAATGGGAACGTAGGACTTTTGAATTTGGAAGGCtgccattttttttattattattatagttcaCTGTCTTCACTTAGGAGAGGAAAGTATAAAAAACTGCCATCTAATATGGAGAATCCTATACTTAGTAATCAGCGATGATCTTCATTCGTGTTGTTGTGTGACTTTCTCTTTATAGCTCTTTGCCGTCCTCTGCCAGTCACTTTCCACCGAGGTGAGTCATTTCCATTTTAGAAGTTCTGTTGAACGGTGTCAGTTTTCTGATTTCACCAAATGCTACAACCTTTTTATAGAATACAATTCTATAGTGTTACAGTATAGAAACCtactggtttctatatactgctCTTGGGACTAACAGTTGTAAATTTAGAGATGCACAATTTCTAGAAAATATGAAGCTTTAGTTATGAAAAGTTGTTAaaagtggaaggcagtgttggtgtGATAGAATAGAGAGTAAGCATTGCCTACGGATATGTGTAGCCTTCCATTCACAGCATTCCAAGCAAGAATCCTGAGATTCATTTTTACTAGATTATCTAAGGTCCTGTGTGATCCCAAAAAGAATAAATCACTATGGCCAGTGAAGTGAAGTGTACTGCTTGGCTTAAGCCAGACAGTGTCATTCCTGGAGCTAGGAGTGAGGTCAGCTTTCCCGGATGAACATGAGATTCGTGGGCAGAGAGGGAATGGATATCTGATGAAGAACTGGATACTATTAataagaaggagagaagaaatggatgcTGGCTAGTTAATGAACAGATGTTCACTATAGTGcacaaaattattttacattattgATAGCTTGTCTACATCAGAATGATTTCTAAAAAGTATCTgataattttacataaaaaatatttcctgtctCTAAATCTGGCAGTTATAATTTTCATACACTTTTGCCTGCATTGGTAAAATGGAGGAACAAGTATGAATTTTGCCTCTAGAAGCACTGCTATTGcacatggaaagaaagaagtcttCAACTTTTTTGACTTGATGATATGGATGAgaaattattgaatatttttctatctttttgaGTCAACATTCAAAGATTAGGATAAGAGTGGACACTAGGATGTGCATCCATTTATAGAAATTACGTATAAAGCATTTAtcattgtttctttttgaaatgaaTGGTATCACCAGAAAACTGTTTTCTTAACTTGCTTTTTAGCAACACTTCTCATAAACTAGAGATAACTAAAAGATGTTAGATCACTTAAAAGTCAGAATGTGAggctagacaaaaaaaaaatttaatatgaaataatttaaattagtaGACATTTACCTGAAAAATATATAGTTTAAAATTTGATGTgctaaataattcaaaataaacccatcatatagaatatatttttctgttcttaaaCTTTAAACTGTGAATCATTTCAGACACCTGTTCTTTTCCttcaataaatttaacaaaaatattttcatattttaaaatttttatattgtcCTGGATTCCACTTTTCTTTTCACTCATGTATTTAACGAGACACTGTGATAGTGTAATTACTGGTAGGAAGGTGCTGCCACCAACAGAAGAAAATCCTTTGTGGTAGGTTTAGCTGCCTACATGCCCTGAAGGGTGAAAGGAAGGGGTCTACCACCAAAGCCACCATATGTTGGCACTTGTGTATCATGTAGCAGTGCTGAGAACCAAAGCAGAAATAGTTTTGTTTGAGAAGAGAATTGTTTTAGAAAGTAGGAAACTTCATATAGTCTGTCGTAAAAAACTATCCTTATACTATGAGCTTTGAGTACAGGTGGTAAATGAATTAGTACAAAATATTAGTCAATATTGAGAATGAACCAAGGCCTTTTCTAGAACTAGTGAGtttaatattttcattctgtCCTGTTTGTCTGAAACCTTAGAGCAGATATTCCCAAATCGGTATCACTTGCTTATCACATTTACAGTTTTACCATATCTGAGTGTTTCCTATAcagatttatttaataattttcttaaaatcttaaggaaatttattttaaagagaaacttCATAACTAATGAAAAATGAAACCTTTTCACTTCTAATCTGCATGTAAGTAAATGATCTGTTCAAATGTGTACCATTAAAATAACTGCATACTACTGATGGTGTGCACACTGTGGTGTGCTAGTAAACTGGTTCTCAGGAAAAAGgagccctgatttgtagcatttgttgATTTCTGTGGTTTAAATACTGCCACCTTGACTGATTTTAGGCTCCCAATGGATTAACAATCATGATGCAAAATTCCTGAATATTTATCTATTGGCTCTTGCAAGCCAAGACAGGTTAGGTCCAGCACACCACTGTGTGTATACTGCATTGTGGCCACTGTGTGTATACTGCATTGTGGAAAGCTCTATATTAGAAAAATCTGTTCAAAATTcaagtcagttttatttatttcagccTTTGACATGGTTCATGATCCAATGGCAGCTCTAGAGACCCTCTTAACTTTGGGATTTGAACGAGTATTGACCAGTGGATGTGATAGTTCGGCACTAGAAGGGCTACCCCTAATAAAGCGGCTCATAGATCAGGTAcacattatttctttcctttcttcctaagGCTGGTGTGGTTTCTCCTGATATTCTGTTGTTCAGTTAGGTTGTGAAACTACATGTTACTGACCTTGTGGTAATTCTGTAGCATGCAGGCAgtaacatttatataatttttatttctttcccatGAGTATTTTTAGTAACCAAGGCTCAAGATCAAATTGTAGACAGTGCCTAAATAGCTGATCTAATCTGGATAACTACAGcaagttttatcttttttctgtcATCAGCATTGCATAGTTTAAGCCACATCTTCTTCTTATTAGCCTATGTATAGTCAGGGGATCCCATATAAAATTTGAGGACATTTTCATTTGGAGGTAAATTCTAAAACTAaacctgtttttttctctcttatttcccCATCTGTCACAACAGGAAGAAATATATTCTTTCTCTTGTATGATTTCCCCTTGCAAATTAGCATCATTTGTAGAGCACTCAGAAGATGGCTTTGTAGTTGTAGTATGTCTGTGTTTTTCTGACACCAGTCCAAAGGCATTAGTGAGTATGGATTTTGAGATAAGAGAGTTCTGGATTTGAGACTCAAGTTTGACACTTGCTATGTAATGTTGAGTAGATTACCAGCCTTtaagcctctgttttctcctgtGTTAAATTGAGATAAGTTTAATACTTCTTTTATAGTGTTGCTCCGAGGATTGGTAGAGATAAAATAGGATTGGTAGAGATAAGAGATAATATAAGAGATAAGATAAGGCTCTTGGTAAGAGCTTTAGTGGACTGCTTGATATATAATAGATTTTAATACATGttagtgttattattattacttctgttattaataatattatttagtGTGTTTGTGTAGACATCTGCTCATGTTCACTATTCTACAgccatgaaaataattttcagacattttatcTAAGGATTTGATGAATTTTTCTAGTTTGGAACTTActgattctataaatatttattaagtatataTTAAGTGCAGGGCATTTGCACTATGGTGGTGAccaaaggatgtgtgtgtgtatgtgtgtgtagtcaCTGCCCTTACAAACTAGTGCACAGCAGGCACCTTTAATAGAGCAGGCAATTTTAATAAAGTGCTATTAAAAAGAAGTCCTGTATGAGCACTATGGAGAGGAATCAACT from the Vicugna pacos chromosome 11, VicPac4, whole genome shotgun sequence genome contains:
- the CUTC gene encoding copper homeostasis protein cutC homolog isoform X2; protein product: MRPCSRAANGFLMEVCVDSVESAVNAERGGAGRIELCSGLLEGGTTPSMGVLQVVKQYVQIPVFVMIRPRGGDFLYSDREVEVMKADIRLAKLYGADGLVFGALTEDGHIDKELCMSLVALCRPLPVTFHRAFDMVHDPMAALETLLTLGFERVLTSGCDSSALEGLPLIKRLIDQAKGRIVVMPGGGITERNLQRILEGSGATEFHCSARSARDSGMKFRNSSVAMGASLSSSEYSLKVTDVTQVRTLNAIAKNILV